Sequence from the Phlebotomus papatasi isolate M1 chromosome 5, Ppap_2.1, whole genome shotgun sequence genome:
atgctcCGAAACCTATAAAATGTCATCACCTAATGAAATTTTGCCAACGAGGAGAATTCACTAAGACAAAATTGGCATTTTCTCGCCTttagcgagtttttttttttgaatattgaaatacttgagagataaatatttacgatattcggaatttttaagaattaattgCGTTATTCGCATAATTTCTATTCTGGATTAAAACATGACCTTTTTTGATCATTGTAGTCTTCATTGTGGTAAAACCCATTCAATTGTTTATTCATGTATGATGTTGTACTCTTTATAAAAGATTTGGCACTTTACCGCACTTTGGAATTATCTCCCAATATTTTGATTcttggtctattttttaaaatttaaatcataaaaatattatcaaataattttttcacaaagagaaaGTTACGCTAGGGAAAATGCTCTCTGCAGTTCAGACTTTACCATCTTTTTccgggaaaatcgaaaattaatcttaatttttgctACACAAAAAGAATCTGTAATTCATTAAGATCCATTGCTTACCTCATTTAGTATTtaaagttcttaattttttgttacaaGCCAAATAAAAGAGCAATATCGATTTGTTCCAAGGCATATGGTACAATTTTTACATTTGAATGTGAAGGTACATGCCTCTGAATCTCGAACAGTTTCTAAATATATTGCAGTCGAAACATTAAACGAGGTATTATTTATAAGCCTGGGCCTAATACACTCATTGGAACTATCATTTTAGTGAAAcaaactatcaaaaaaaaaaaatttaatttttctgaagtgttactTTTTCTTTGgtaataaaattgttggaaaaaccattttatcgatatggaaactataaaatccGATGTAAAAAGAGAAATGTGGTGCTCCACGACCCCATACATTGAATTGGCCGGTAAGGCTAGCTTGCCTAGAAtgctgtgaattttttttctgtatagtctctataatttttcaaaaaacttaataaaattgaaaattgacttAGAAGTGTACAATTTTGAATGGAATCTTTAAAGATATTAGCtgcaaaataagattaaattttaaaatttaacaatggaaAATCGATTTAAGGAAATGATTGAGTTTAATGGCATATATGGACGATATTTTATCCTaggcaattttaatatcatacccaatgtggtcatattagtaaaaagatgttttttttttaaatcaaaatgtatcatattatacttatttgaagttcattagccgaggaacaataaatatattttcacttataaagaaaattaattaatctttgcaacattattcgattcttatttttctattacaaatgtttgacaaatctgagttgtcgacactgtaccagtcgggtaaaagtatctacgtcactggcggttcgatctggcccaccttatacagtagactctcgcaaattcggctctttaaagatcgggctactttttaattcgggcagcggttacatttgaaaaaagtttgttgtcatttttcaagtttgattatgattatcaaatgaatcaaatatgctcaaatttagcatggtttgtcttagttttgatgtgattttgcattattgagggattttcatgcaatttacgatatatatcagtgtgtaaactcaatatctatatgcacatgtcgcccgaatttctgtctaattcggctgacatttcggtcctatatgcccgaatttgagagagtctactgtacttgaaacatcttgtgactgggggacaaaatgacatttaggtttttttgaatgatcaacggtttttctattttgtgctgtgtgaatttattttctgtctgacaaagaacaagaaaattttcttcatggtgtgcttatgtttcattttttttatcacaattatgtattaaaaacttcgatacaatgttaataatactttaattcactctggacaaacttcatgtttagtgaaaataattttgaatatatcaaccgccagtgtttggcagctgtcacccggataaccaagtgctggatatcgaagagtctactgtacattttgGTGTTTGTCGTCACAATGTGTCGCAAGTACAATAAACAgcgttttattaatttcttggaGCAGGAGGCAAACTGCGATCTTTTGGATGTGAATGTTTAAGAAGAAAGGCAGGTAAGAAACTGACTTTCTacgaaattacaatttttagcctatgaatttttttttaaagctccaAAAGCTTTCGAAAAGGCATGAAGTTAGCTGCTAgtacttaataaaataaaattttttacgaGATTACAAGATTACGCACCCCAGAGTccattatctcgttatgttctcgtaatgtattttatgaatGGATAATTGTAACAAGATTACAGATTACGgtgattacgagataacaacgccatagtgagtacggctacccaagaaacatttttttcttaatatagtcttgtagaattctctaagtaaggcactatagaaccaaaaatctttttatttgcttataacgctcttggttccatcactgagataaCTATAAGtgaagtggcgcactcttaaggatcttaagagcttctataagaCTTTCAAccgaaaattctcactttaagtcttttaaaagtgtactaaaagacttgtctgatacttggttctataaggcagctattttgcttcttgggtagctGCTAgtacttaataaaataaaatttttacgagATTACAAGATTACGCACCCCAGAGTccattatctcgttatgttctcgtaatgtattttatgaatGGATAATTGTAACAAGATTACAGATTACGgtgattacgagataacaacgccatagtgagtacggctacccaagaaacatttttttcttaatatagtcttgtagaattctctaagtaaggcactatagaaccaaaaatctttttatttgcttataacgctcttggttccatcactgagataaCTATAAGtgaagtggcgcactcttaaggatcttaagagcttctataagaCTTTCAAccgaaaattctcactttaagtcttttaaaagtgtactaaaagacttgtctgatacttggttctataaggcagctattttgcttcttgggtagctGCTAgtacttaataaaataaaatttttacgagATTACAAGATTACGCACCCCAGAGTccattatctcgttatgttctcgtaatgtattttatgaatGGATAATTGTAACAAGATTACAGATTACGgtgattacgagataacaacgccatagtgagtacggctagtgtTTATGTATTTACCTGTGAGATACAGGAGAGACCCACGAGGTAGCTAAGGGCACATACAATGGCTATAAAGATCTCCTTACGCCTCCTCAACAATTGTGGCCATTCATCAATGACAGCCGTTATGAATCCTTCCATTGTACAAAATTGTGAATCAAGACCAATTAGAAGGAGCATAAAGAAGAAGAGGCATGACCACAATGGAGCACCAGGTAGCTGAAGGACGGCTGATGGGTAGGCTAAGAAGGCCAAACCAGGACCAGATGCTGCCACTTCAGCTACAGGACGTTGCTGTTCGTGTGCCATAAAACCAACCACTGAAAATATTACAAATCCAGCAAACATTGATGTACTCGAATTCACTGAGCACACTATCAGAGCATCCctgaaaccaaaaaaaaaacaccattaGACTATATATCGCAAGATCAGACACTCAATTTCCTCTGTTCTTACTTGTAGAcattatttgtgaatttattgTATGATCCAAGGGCAACCAATGTACCCAATCCAAGGCCATATGAGAAGAAAATTTGTGTTACTGCATCAATCCATACCTCTGATTctgataattttgtaaaatttggtaTAATGTAGAATTTGATGCCTTCAGTGGCACCTGGAAGTGTTATGCCACGAATAAGGAGTACCGATAGGAGTATATAGGGGAATAGTGCTGTAAAATAGACAACTTTTCCCGTCCATCTAACACCCTTCCAAATACAGAAGTAACAGAGTATCCAGACGAGTAGTAGGGTACCAGCCAATTCCCATCGTATATGACCAATTTCTTCAATTCCCGATGAGATCTGTAGGGCACGTCGTTCCCAGAATTCCTTAACGGGATCCGTAAGGGCTGATGCTGTTACATTGCCAGTTGGTAGGGCGCATATTCGTGATGTTGTACCATTTAGAGCACtaacctacaaaaaaaaaaagcaaaaaataaaacgaaaaatatgGAGAAAATCGTTGAAAAATAGAAAGATTTCAGAGATAAAAAGGATAAGACCTAACCCTTTCCCAGCATAGTAAGTCTTTTCGTTCATAGGGATTGACACAATTTGGTGTATTCCAGTAGTTATTGCATGTTCTCCATGGTACATCGGCCCGGAGACTcatgaaaaaatagaaaatagccCAGGCTAGAATGACAATGTAGTAGACATTCATCCAGCATGACATCACAGCAGCAGCATAACCGATACCCTTGAAAATAGGTGCTATTTTGAATACACCCAAACCACCAATTGTTAGCATTTGACCAAGGGCCAATTCCATAAAGAACATTGGTATTCCAGCTAGAATTAGGGTTAGGAGATAGGGTACAAGAAAGGCACCACCACCATTTTTATAGCATAAATAGGGAAAGCGCCAGACATTGCCAAGACCAATGGCAAGACCAACAACAGATAGaataaaatccaattttgatGCCCATGTTCCTCGATCGGGAATTGTTGATTCCTTTGGAATTGTCTGGATTTGCTGATCGGGATTACGAAAAACTGGCATTTCCAGTGATTCACTTGTTGGACTCAAATAGTGATCACCAAATGTGTCACTCTTTTCACCTTCGCGTTCTATCGCCTCCATGGTTGTGCccctgaaaaataaataaataaataaataaataaataaataaataaaaatgttaaatggCGCTCAAAATGGAATATCGATGTTGTATCGTATCGTGTAAATCTTTCGGCAACAATGAGGGATTATTTCTAtactaatacagtagactctctaaacagatgttgatggtcccccgatcgatttaaagaaggatctccacatttatgtatgtttcacataagttttaaaagatattttctcagaaatctttaggaaatttgctctaaaataggtatttcatatttttggaaaatgacaaaaaacaacaaaagaggcatttagagtgatcggagcgggatgtcttagatgagcaaaattgtattcctaagtgttgcctatcgcctggtgtcaatgaatttttaatattttgtttagtttattttatacaaatttttaaaacctcactttaggaccatttttgggtaatttttagagaaacttcaattttacaccccgaaggagtggttttacaaagttttttgtaattatcaaaattgaagcttgactaatgagctttccaacgcacccacacttttcaagttccgttcactagaacctgagatataacggataatgtaaggcaaagcagaaaaaatataaaagtattaataaaaaaaattgttacgtataggagcaaaaccaagaccagattcttaatcaggggacttgactctatcaaacgtaccatgtgagatctccgttaacaaaaaaagttgtgaatttgttgcatagtgtaattcaaaacctgctccaattggaatttttttgctactccaaatggaaacttattttttccataaataaatactctaattatatttttattcatatattttctgtgctatatatttattatttagttcctTGTGGTTCAAATGAAGCGTAAATCCATTCATATAAAtaagttttaacatttaaaagtctcatttcaattgacagtgtaacttttcaccgtcgaaaaaattcatcgatcgatcatttttttcttatgaagAAGGCAAGTAagctgattgttgtttattaattttttgacgtTTATGCACTATATCTGGCAAATTTTGAAGTGAAgtgctcaattaaaataattacatattttctgaagaaaaagtgCATTTGTGAAATGTGCGCAAGTGCTTCAATgggaaacaccgaaaatatgggtTTATTGGAGCGATCTCcttattgtttcagatgggaaaggTAAATAAGACCAGGAAAAAGAACAAAacctacactcaagagcaactcaacaaagctttggaagcctttcgtcgtggaaAATCACTAAAAGAGGTGTCTGTTTTGTTTCACGTTCCGAAATCAACACTTTATAATAAGCTTACTAGAAGATATCCGGAGGAATGCAGTGTGGGAAGGCGCCCCACTTTACCAAAGGTCATGGAAGACGACCTTGTTGAATGGATTTTGGAATGCGCTGACAAATGGCATCCCATAACTAAGGATCAAGTCCTCGACACTGTACAGCTCATTTGTAAGAAGTTCGAGGCCAGGATATGCTTGGTTCAGGAAGTTTTTGAAGAGACATCCAGAATTAAGCCGTCGTAAACCAGAATCATATACCACCCAAAGAGCTGGTGTTACCTCTGAGAACATCACTGACTGGTTTGAGAAAACCCGTGAATACTTAGAATcgaaagatcttctggaactcCCTCCTGATCGCATCTTTAATCTAGACGAAAGTGGTGTTATGCTTTCTCCCAAAGGCGAAAAGGTGGTCCAGAAAAGGTGGATACAGATTGAAACCAAGAAATCTTGCAAGGGTATTATCAAATGCATTGCCACTCTTAAATCTCGAAAATATAGCAAAAAGTGGATTTAGAGGATGCGGCTTGTTACCATTTGATCGTAACGGTATTGACAATGCAAAGTTCTTAAACGGTTCAAAAGATGATCAAAAAGTAAAAGAGCAAAAAGGCAAGAATGAGGATACTAAAAAtgtcatctaaaaaaaatgattaaataaactattttcttaatcactttagtgtttgtctccaattggaaaatttcccttgtctccatttggattaaattgtttccaacagaagcattttgcacttgtgtatttttcttgtattaaagtagttttcaaactcaatttaaagaatttgcactaaatagtaacattctagaagagtcaaggagcaaatttatgtaattctcttcagaaaaaatataaacttaatgtgttgaatcttctgtcaaagttaaagcgtctggaaatggttttgaattaggacagttACCCTAGACATAGCACCTTTGCTTAACAAAAAAACTCGAAAACGGGAACAATGtgtcattaaaattttgaaaattcaactgcctcacggatttttttatgtcacccttAAAAAGTCTTCGGAATAACAAGAATCTACTGGAATATCCTTTATCCTGGAGGTATTTCATTCACTACACGACATAAAATACGTCAGGTCAGTCGGGTAATCGATCAATATCGAACAATTTATCGAGACATGCATGTCCATCCGGGTTGCAATGGTTCTTACTCTGACAACCCGGCTGACACCAGCTGCTAAGTCTCTCAGCATGCTGAGGAACTGAGCACATGATCAGCAATACCGCAATACTTTCAGCTAGAAATACCCGGCGGGACCAAACTACGTATAAATTGTGAATATACGTTGTACGAATACTCAGTATCATCATGTACGCCCATACATTTTACTCAGTACTATTTGCACCAAATGAGACCCGAAGTATGCTTTGGTGTGAGTGTGTCCGTGTGAAGTATTATCTCTTACAGAGTAAATACGTAGTACtcaagatgtttcaagtataaggtgggccagatcgaaccgccagtgacgtagatacttttacccgactggtacagtgtcgacaactcagatttgtcaaacatttgtaGTAGAAAAATAAGAgtcgaataattttgcaaagattaattatttttcttcataaatggaaatatatttattgttcctCAGCTAacgaacttcaaataagtataatatgataaattttgattttaaaaaacacatttttactaatatgaccacattgggtatgatattaaaattgcctAGGATAAAATATCGTCCATATATGCCATTAAACTCAATAATTTCCATAAATCGATTttccattgttaaattttaaaatttaatcttattttgcaGCTAATATGTTTAAAGATGGCATTCAAAATTATACACTAATTAAGTAATATAAGATCCAAAATTGGCGTAAAATAGTACTGAAAGAACCATAAGTTGAGAATTCAATTATcaccttaaatttcttttctgaattgctcttgacagttaaataaaattttctgaaaaaactcATACCTGATAGATAGATTTTTAGAAACTCATATCTGATAGATTTTAGAGGaaagtaggggaaggttttgaaggttcgtattaaaaaaggagtccaagatttcagttttttttactgaatgccacacacgaCGAATCAATTGTATCACTGTATCAAAAAAATCTcctacttattgggttcataattctgcctcacaaaattcctggaattcCTTGGATTTTCATCTacgggaaaatgaaaatgtagtggcattttttacgaaggtgtcctggttaactcagcttcgtaccactttttcccacctctgtatgcctcattttccccgaaaacgttacaccggacacaaaaatttgggcatcactacttagatggaactttcatctacttgttttctccatttgtaggaggtatcacgcattaaaaaacaattttaagctatttttctaacatatgttttttgacactcggaaaaccatttttccctgcattctgacagtcagttaagagcttgattaggtatgattctctcctaatcacacctattgtaatcctcggattttctatgacacctccaattggtcttacagaacatatttcggacgtaactgatttcaaaaatgaccagccaccaatttatagtgaaatgtggaaagttccactttaaaacaaggaaaattgaatgagaaatactcaaaatacatcgaagtggcaataaaagaatcacatctaccataagcagtctagtttcatcactgtacaaatcagaaagaagttatcacacctattgtaatccttgttttttctctaacgtctcgaatctgtcttacagaacattttttttgaaaatcagtgattcttagaattaccagtcattaatttaaagtaaaatgcgaaaaattccgcttgaaaacaaagcaaattgtatgaaaaattctcaaaatgcaCCGCATGGTCAATGAAAggatcacacctaccataaacagattcaggcttaatgtttaatttgacagaagtgaaataaaatcatCTGATGAAGtgtcattttgatggggaagtgcgtgttttccttccagattttagtgaaaattgtttaatatcccaattttcttgtgaatttattcagtggactttctgatgagtcaaatatacCGAGCAGAGTGCACAGtctgacccaaaacagtgaggaattctcaaatttggtggtcagtaattttgacagatgtttttatgaagctgcaaaattcaattttcctgagctgcaagcgtggtaatttttatgaattttcctccaccctcAAAAACGACCctctttaaacaaaaaattttcacggtaaatattaaccctaataaaccctctataacttggaatagttgctttttcgaaaagatacTTGcggtgtgcaaaaatgcataaaatattacacatcagaattacgattttaggcccatttttttatttttgcctctgggatccaggaaaaaaggcctaggcttccaagtttttcaggaaatgtgagatctggaactagcttttagattatacgtccatggatgaaattcatttagtaacttggaaaagaATCAACTTTTACAAAGCTGCAACATTATGatggtgcaaaaccttcccctatattggTATGTGTGATAGAATTCTCGCTAAagtgttggaaaaaaaaacttcataatttttcttgtttttttttttttttttttatttaacacaatacgaaaaatgttgaaattttaatgGGGGAAATGGATTTATAAGTCCCTAAAACtattgtagaagtcttacgaaattaaagaaaattaatatttgctttTTGTTGAAAATGTCTGAACTCggaattttatatcaatttggtattctacgtgatTTTTATGCTTTGAATTCTATGTTATTTTACTTATTCTGAGTTTTTCCAAAGAACATATGAGTATTGAATGttctgacacatttgtgatTTGCTTATACGATGTATGGTCTGCCGGGTTTcatggaaatattttttgtccagtggaattttgtggcaaaaaagtatgaaaaaatcataaagaacatcaaatattagtttaattgataataatagtcatttctgttaacaattaaactaataattttgatatattcccaacattttatagaaaagtattcgcatgagattttggcgcgagtcacgaacagattatttttgacataacctccaaaaagtatctacgtcatcaccagcccgatctggcccaccttattactttgttctttgtttttattcatcttgcgTAGTACTacatacagtgctgtctctctatatgcacactctctatatgcacagtttttgtgtcggttgcattcaaaatcaatttgtttacattttgacaaagtaataaagacaattattttcttggtaactaatttttcttgtttttaattttcttaattttattttttctgtctcatattatatttaaaataacacgggaaattctagaacaataaaaaaatgataatttattaaaagaaagaaaaaaaccgttgagaatttcaaaaaaagttgtgcatattcagagagagaactgtcaaaaaaagtacccaaactgtgcatatagcgagacagcactgtacatcgtaaatatataataaaaccCTGTATGACAGAAAATGCTGTTGGCAGGCGTGTTGTCAGCTGCTTTGAcaacgggaaatattttccattggaatattcTGTTTACATTTATTACAATTATTAGTAATTATACCAGCAAAAAGTTCCCATACATTAGTGGGACTTTTAACTTCAAGCGATATTGAAATCAACTGAAACGGCTAAAT
This genomic interval carries:
- the LOC129808799 gene encoding sodium- and chloride-dependent GABA transporter 1, coding for MEAIEREGEKSDTFGDHYLSPTSESLEMPVFRNPDQQIQTIPKESTIPDRGTWASKLDFILSVVGLAIGLGNVWRFPYLCYKNGGGAFLVPYLLTLILAGIPMFFMELALGQMLTIGGLGVFKIAPIFKGIGYAAAVMSCWMNVYYIVILAWAIFYFFMSLRADVPWRTCNNYWNTPNCVNPYERKDLLCWERVSALNGTTSRICALPTGNVTASALTDPVKEFWERRALQISSGIEEIGHIRWELAGTLLLVWILCYFCIWKGVRWTGKVVYFTALFPYILLSVLLIRGITLPGATEGIKFYIIPNFTKLSESEVWIDAVTQIFFSYGLGLGTLVALGSYNKFTNNVYKDALIVCSVNSSTSMFAGFVIFSVVGFMAHEQQRPVAEVAASGPGLAFLAYPSAVLQLPGAPLWSCLFFFMLLLIGLDSQFCTMEGFITAVIDEWPQLLRRRKEIFIAIVCALSYLVGLSCISQGGMYVFQILDSYAVSGFCLLFLIFFECISVSWAFGVNRFYDGIKDMIGYYPLAWWKFCWAITTPCICIGVFIFNLVQWTPIKYLDYEYPWWSHVFGWFTALSSMLCIPGYMIWLWMNTEGNRSTKIRLIVRIDDDVKTLRQKMQQEAQKKHGII